The region CTGAGGTTGCCAAAGAGGCTGAAGCCCCAGAGGCCAAAGAAGACGACGCTAAAAAAGCGGACGACGAAAATCAGAAAAAAGCTGAAAACTAATCTGCATGAATTTTCAGGATTGTGTTCTTGCGGGCACCATTACTAAAACACACGGTGTTGATGGTAAGGTGGTGATAAGTACAGACAACGATCTTGAAACAAAAGACTTCAGGGAACCAATATTCATCAATATTGATGGATTGCTGGTTCCCTTTTTTGTTGTTACCATCGACACCAAAGGGCGCAATCAATATATTCTGACCCTCGAACTTGTCGAAGATGTCGATGAAGCTTCTACACTTATAGGTTTGGATGTATATCTCTCTGCCACCGATGATGTTTTTTCAGAATCAATTGAAATGTCACAACTGGAAGGGCTGAATGTTATTGATCAGGAGAAAGGCGAAATTGGTCGTATTAAGCGAATCGATGAGGTTGCAGGTAATTACCTGCTTGTTATCGATAATGGTAATGATGAGGTGTTAATACCTTTTAATGAAGATTTTATCGTTGAAATTCTTCCGGAGGAGCATTATATATTGCTCCAACTGCCCGACGGATTGCTTGAGCTGAATCAATAATTCTTTCTTTTTTTGTTATAAAAACCTTAAATTAATTAATTTAGAGGTTGATTAAACGGAAGCCATGAGTTTACGATCCGCTCTACTTTTAACATGTTTTTTTTGTGGGCAATTTTTATTTGCCGGCAATATTGACTCTTTATTACAGGAACTTAATTCCGCAAAAGATACTGCAAGAGTTTTTAAATTTCTGGAGCTTTCG is a window of Salinivirga cyanobacteriivorans DNA encoding:
- the rimM gene encoding ribosome maturation factor RimM (Essential for efficient processing of 16S rRNA), coding for MNFQDCVLAGTITKTHGVDGKVVISTDNDLETKDFREPIFINIDGLLVPFFVVTIDTKGRNQYILTLELVEDVDEASTLIGLDVYLSATDDVFSESIEMSQLEGLNVIDQEKGEIGRIKRIDEVAGNYLLVIDNGNDEVLIPFNEDFIVEILPEEHYILLQLPDGLLELNQ